The Rhineura floridana isolate rRhiFlo1 chromosome 15, rRhiFlo1.hap2, whole genome shotgun sequence genome window below encodes:
- the OPA3 gene encoding optic atrophy 3 protein encodes MVAGAFPIAKLLYLGVRQLSKPLAARIKDGARASPFFRQYICGPPAQIYHWVEMRAKMRIMGFRGAAIKPLNEEVAAELGAELLGEAIIFGVGGLCIFLEYSRQATNSKKKEEELSNTLLSLQEQVAELNLTVETLDAQLREMNRLLVAVPATPKK; translated from the exons ATGGTGGCCGGCGCCTTCCCGATTGCCAAGCTTCTCTACCTGGGCGTCCGGCAGCTCTCCAAGCCTTTGGCCGCGCGCATCAAGGACGGGGCCCGCGCCAGCCCCTTCTTCCGCCAGTACATCTGCGGGCCCCCCGCGCAAA TCTATCACTGGGTCGAGATGCGAGCAAAGATGCGGATCATGGGGTTCCGGGGCGCTGCCATCAAGCCGCTGAATGAGGAGGTTGCAGCCGAACTGGGCGCGGAACTGCTGGGCGAGGCCATTATCTTTGGGGTGGGGGGGCTCTGCATCTTCCTGGAATATTCCCGCCAGGCGACCAACagcaagaagaaggaggaggaactcAGCAACACCCTCCTAAGCCTGCAGGAACAGGTGGCAGAGCTGAACTTGACTGTGGAAACCCTGGATGCACAGCTGCGTGAAATGAACCGGCTCCTAGTGGCAGTCCCTGCCACCCCCAAGAAATAG